The following are encoded together in the Oncorhynchus nerka isolate Pitt River linkage group LG25, Oner_Uvic_2.0, whole genome shotgun sequence genome:
- the LOC135564533 gene encoding SH3 and multiple ankyrin repeat domains protein 3-like: MRSSSARSRSPSPSHSPGLGSPLLALRPFHQKPLHLWNKYDVGDWLESIHLGEHRAGFQEHEIEGSHLPALTKDDFAELGVTRVGHRMNIERALKQLLES, from the coding sequence ATGAGGAGCTCCAGCGCCCGGTCCcgctccccgtctccctctcactctcctggGCTGGGCTCGCCCCTCCTGGCCCTCAGGCCCTTCCACCAGAAGCCCCTCCACCTGTGGAACAAGTACGACGTTGGAGACTGGCTGGAGAGCATCCACCTGGGGGAGCACAGGGCCGGCTTTCAGGAGCATGAGATTGAGGGATCGCACCTGCCAGCACTCACCAAGGACGACTTTGCTGAGCTGGGGGTGACGCGGGTGGGACACCGCATGAACATTGAACGAGCACTCAAACAGCTGCTGGAGAGCTGA